In Poecile atricapillus isolate bPoeAtr1 chromosome 1, bPoeAtr1.hap1, whole genome shotgun sequence, the sequence AAATTACCTGCCTCTCACTTTccctttctgtttctctctgcttACATTTTCCTGCCTCTCTCAGTTTTGTCCTCACTGACTCACTCAAGTTTCTTCTTCTTTACCCctcactattttttttattgttcctCTGCCCAGTGTTGCTCTTCTACGATGCCTCCAGTGGCTTGTACTTCACTGCTGATACTCTTGAGTGATCTCCAGTTTGCACTGGTTATTTAGACAAGAAAAAGTCTTAGACTCTATTACCTCTGATTCCTGATACCTCTTAAGGTATCATAGTGGACATTAAAATAAGgattatttaaaaagaattgGAGTTTCTTGTCAGATTTTCTAGAAACATGATTTGCAAACAGAATAATGGAGAATTCAGGTGGTATGGACTTCTGATAGTTTTCTTCAAAGTGTTTTCTTCTAGTTTTTTGCTTAGTTTAAACCAAGAAGTTTTTACAGTATATCCTTAGGCAGTTTTGCACATTAGAGTGAAAATTTTTAgactaaaattaaaaagcaatcCTGCAAGATGCTAAGTACTTTCATAAATTCCCTCTGACTTTCATAATCAGATTCCTATAAGATTCACTTTTCAGGCTAAAAGCCTGAATTGTCTTTTCATACTCAGGTTAGTTTTGCTTATGTCTGCTCCAGAATACTTTGTATTTGCTGCCATAAATATAAAGTTTCAGCTACAGAACAGATTTTTTGAAGCACTTCCGGGCCTCTGAAATGCAAGAAATGCTTTCTTTCATAAGCAACATTTTCTGACCATAAGTAATGATCTTTATGAGACTGCTGCTTAAATGTTCACGTCAAAGCTTGTGAAATTTGTGGACCAAATTCCTCCTGACATAGACTATGGGTAGTGTTGATTCATTCTTCAAGTGAATTGACAACCAGCATTTCAAAGGAGAAAGCAGCACGTGACAGCAGGTTCTGAGGCCTGGACTGAGCGTGGCAGGTAGAAGGGCCCTGGAAGCACTGAAGATGCCAGAAATTTTGGTGAATGTCAGGATTGGCTTTGAACATCATCAGGACCATTTGGGAATTCTGGACTATTAGCACACCAAGCAACGTTTACTATTTACAGCTTCAAAATTCAAGTCTCAGAATTTGTGGGTTATCACTGGAAATGAAGCTATTTATAGAGAGATGTTCTGGTGGATACAAACGTTTCTGAAAAATAGTAGGAAGAAGATAAGGTATCAAGGCTCTTGCGACTAATCCCATTGATAGGCTCATGGGGTATGCTTTCATGGTGTGTGCTCACAGAAAGACAGGATGAACTGGCATGTGCTCAGTGCCTTCCTGCTGGAGGGATATCATACCTGTTAGTTTGAAACCCTTCCATTACATACAGTGACCTCAACaatcccattttattcctaGCATaggttaaaatatttaaatttgtaCTTAGCCAGGACAAATATGTGTAATGTAGACCATGATCTCTGTGCTAAATAGTGTGGTTTAGTTCTAAAACaatgttatttaaaaagcaTCATTTAGGTGCCTTTTGGTAAAGCAATCATTGATGCAGCGTTGTATTGTAGCAGGCAAAATTCAATTAAATAAACACTGAATTTAGACatctctgaaaaacaaaagtgcAACCTATGCAGAAGATCACTTTAGAAATAATACTTGTCAGCAACACTGAAGTGAACTCAGATACCCATACGAAACACAGCAGTGTTTCAAAGCTAGCTAATAAAAGTAATTCTTCAGCTAAAGGTAATTAGTCACATAGTGTATTTCCATTCCCTTGAATGAACTGACAGCAATGGATGAATGTCACGGAAGAGTCACAGCTGAACCCAGAGAGCTCCTTGGGCAGATGAGGTCACTGGTTTGTTATGTTTATACTGCAGCCCTGCCTCACATTTCTCGCAGGCATCTGAGGCCTGTTTTATCAGAAGGAGCTTTGGCATCCAGCACAATGGCATGTTTATGTTAAAAAGAAAGGTCCCACTGCAAGCCGCAGGACAAGGGATGCCGGTAGGAGCGGCAGCAGTGGCTTCCTGCACCCCAGGCTGGCGTGGGCAGAGGGGGAAATGAGACACCATGGCTTACACTGCAGACCAGCTCTCAGGGATTAACACACATAGGCCAGTGATAATTTTCCACATCCCTCCAGCTAGGAAAAAGCTGATATATGGACTTTGAGCACAGCCCTTATAAGTATTTCTTAGAAGAAATCTAGTAGGTCATTACTAGTGCTCCTAGAACTGTAACAGCCAGTGAAAGCTTCTGAACTACCAGGGTTTCCAGGGGGTAAAGTCTTCAGAGCCTACCTCTGTGAAAAGTCCCTGGAGACTCTGCAGTGACCACTCAAGTTTCCCAGTTCccagctgagcagtgctggaggagatgACAGAGGTGTCCCTGGTAAGCCATGCTCAGCGCTGCACGGGAGGTGACACCCAGCATCCAGCCCAGCTTACCTcatgcagagcagctgagggtggTACCAAACAGAGCATGGTGCAGACACCTCTGACAACTGCCACAGCTGTGCCATAGGCAGGCACATCCAGGATGGATATATGGGGGTAgaggaaagtacagaaaattattttactttctggcctgggcagcagagggGGGTTCAGCACACATGGTTGCTGCTGGCACTGTGTCAGTGGAGTCCCTGATGTCCATAGTGCTGCAAAGGATATAGTTCCCATCTGAGTCATTGCCCTCAAGGAGGACTCTGCCAAAGCTGCTGTGGTTAGATGTGGGCACGGTGAACCCCTCTCTGCTATTTTGCAGTGTTGTTGTCTATATCATCTACCTTCCTTTtcatgtgacttttttttttttgctcattcTGGCTTGTCTTTGAAACATGATTCCTCCTTTGTTGTTTATCCTATTTTCCAGTTTTGACAAATTCACTTTTTAGTCAAATATTTATAATCATTATGTCAATCAgcactaatattttttttatttttaaagcatcttaCAATCtgcctctttttccctttcattccctctctgtcttccttcttttcccttgctatcccagtttttccccccTTTGCCTTGCATGACAGCATTCCTCTTCTGTCTCTGCTCTGTTGGTAACAAGGCAGCATCACGCACACAGGGGACCCCTGCATCCCTGAGTTCAGCTTCAGAGCATGAACAAAAATCAGCAGTTCAGCAGATCTATTGTAATACTTCCTGCGGCTTCCATCATACTAATCATTAAACTTTAATGTATTCATTATTGTTCCTTTTTGTGAGTTGCTACtatctttattttacaaatgGGTAACTGTCATAAGGAATAATTATGTGTCGGATCTTACACATATTTGGAATACTAAAGCTCAGATGTGAGGCCCACTGACATTAATTATTGTGAAAGTTGCATGCAGACCAATGAAGCTTTTCAGTAGGACTTCTGAAAGTCAAGTAAGTGGATGGTCAAAACACTATATGGATAAATCACTAGGGATCTGGCTTTAAGCAATTTCAAATTCTCTCAAGATCTAGTCCTTTTTTTTTAGCCAGGGATAGCTACTGGGTATTATGAAGTTCTTAGAGAGATAGATGAAACATCTCCATATTGTTTTGTGGAGGTGTTTCATCTGTCTCTATAAGAGACCAGTTTTATTCCCATACCTTCAAACTGTTCAGCAATAACACCAATATTTCAAATCTCTTCCCCAACCAGTGAATGCTTCATTTCTAGTTCTGTAGTCTTCAGGGTTTTTTAAGCACTTCTGGTGTTGAAGGGATTTCCCCCACACCCCCTCAATTTCAGCCAGCTGGCAGCTGCAATGCACCTACGTAGTTGTGGGTACCATGAATGCCTCGCATTCTGTTTCTCACATGCTATCTCACCTACTTGCAGTGTCATTCCTGAGGCTGTGGGAGCAAACTGGGTGGGCATGTACAAACTTTTCTCATCTATTGATCTTGGGTATCTGGTAATATTTTGGTAATGTTAATTCAGACCaagatctatttttttttacctttcccTATTTATATTATAATGGCACCATGTATTCAGCTGCTGAAAATCAGCCTGCACATGAAGTAACCTTGGACAATAAGAATGTATGAGCTTCTTCAAAAATAGCATCCTGGGAATTAACCTCATACTTGGTCTTTGCAGCATATAGCCTGAGAGGAAGGCAGTGATGTGACATTCTGTAAACTGGATATTAACATTGCACGTACTGCATTCCCAATTTTGAGCCAGTATTTATATGGtttataattctgtgattcactTACACTATCTTGTTTGACATGCAGTTGGTTTTGACACAGTAATTAAGAACCAGCACACCCCAAAGCACCCAGCTAATTATTGAACCTTCTCAAGCAAGGGAAACAGTAAATTATCTGAGCAGTGGAAAGGAAATAGGTCAgttgaaaaatatgttttaatgaGCTGATACTGGATTTGACAATACAGATGCTGGCAAGAATGAAAAGAATCCCAGTTCAGTTTTGAAAAAGGTATATTTTTCACAGAGAACATGTCTCTTCTGGGacatttaatttaatgtatATTGGTTTcctattttaagaaaacaatttGCCATTAACACTATGCCAGCCAGACTTACATTTTTTAAGCAAAACCTCTTTGTCCTAAAGTATTTAATGGCTCAAAGAGGAGGAAATTTGCTGTGACATTTCAGTTTTTCCGTTCTAAGGGGAAATGTGTTGAGGGTCTAAAAATGAGAATGAAAACACCCTCCTTCTGATCATGGTAATATACCATAAGGCATGTGACAACAAAGACATTTCTTTCTGAGCCCAGCATTGTTTTTAATCAGCTAAATTTGCAACTGAGACTGTCTTCACATAGAACTGCTGACTCAAATAAAAATTTCGTTTACCTGACTAATCTAATGACCTACTCTGAACTACAATGTCTCCAGTTCATCCTGCTTCCTTTACCTGAACACCAGTGACAGTTGTTCTGAATTGCATATTCATCTGGGGGGGAAAATCTCAGCAGGCTTTGTGCTGTGGGTCAGTTTTTCTGTTTGGCATTCTTCAGCTCCATTCTCTATTTTATCATCCATCCTAGAGGAATATTGAAAgtatattcatatattttttttgtctgtggcCATGAATGAACAGGTGAGGTAGATGGtacatgcaaataaaattaagaaaatgcaTGGTGTGGAAGATTAATGCCAAGGAGTGTGTTATGGAGGTCAAAGATGGGGTCCTTATCATTATCACCCAGAAGAACTGAAAGGGAGCCTTGGTATTCAAATTATTCTCCCAGCAGTGAATTCAGACATGTGAGTGAATCACAAGGTACTTGTTTATTGTCagctcagaaaaaataaagcgAGACTGGTTTATGTGTAGACTGAGGCCAGTGTGGAGACATTCCTAGACAGGGTGGAGCCCACAAGGCGAGCGGTGCTGTCACAGGGGAAGGAGCAGGTCCCCGTTTGCACTGAAGCTGGAGACAGAGCTTCACGATATGATCTATTCTGTGGTGAAATTTGTTTAGGAGGTTTTTGCCCCTTATCTCTCTACCTCACAGCCCTGGCAACTCACTCCTGCCTACATTACAGCTTCCTGCTTGTCCTCAGTTGTGCTGCTACAAATGAGTGTGGGGCCAGGCTATTGAGTAGGTCTCTAAAGCAGTCTAGGCTAAAAATagctttccaaaataattttacatttttgagttttaaactaaaatcatTTCAGCTGCATGATTTTACAGATAACCACTGAAAGTACCCCTAAGCACAACTGACATGGTAACAAACTGACATACTGAAAGGTAACTTAACTTCTCAAATCTAAAACAGATGTGTCATGGAAATATACACAAAGAAACGATGCCGCCATGCTGGTGAAGGAAAAGCTCAAGGCTTCTACTTTCCTCCAGTATCAAAATTGTAGTGAACACAAACATACACTGTTTAATAAATCACACTGCCCAGATGGATCAAGGTCAGACAGGCTCAATGCATTTAAATCAATGGAAGTTTTGCCTCTCCTTTGTTGTGACCTAATATTAGCCTAGAGAAATGAGGCTCATGGGTGACCTGACCACTCTCTACAATGCCCTTAAAAGACAGTGTAGCCATGTGGGTCAATCTCTTTTCACAGGCTACCAGTGACAGGGAAAGAGGAAatgtctgtgccaggggaggttcaggatggacatcaggaggaacttctgcactgaaagggttgtcaggcattggaatgggctgctcagggaggtggtggaggagtcaccatccttggaCATGTTCAGGGAACAGCTGGGCATAGCAGTACCAAAGTGCCAATGACAAAGTGATGAccaaaggttggactcaattatctcagaggtcttttccaacttaaatgattccataattctgtaaaattttttttcccttgtctttCCTTCAGGGAAGGACTTGGAGTTTTAATATATACTAGCATTTGAACATAGATTATATTTTATCATTTATCAACATAGAATCTGGATAATGTGACTATGGAGAGACTGGAAAAGGATGCCAAGAGTTCCATCTCGATAAGTCTTCTGTCCTGAGATGGGCTCACTCATACACCTACAGTCTTCCTGGCACTATTTATGTAAACTTTTTtgataaaactttattttagaATCCACACATCTCCTTAGGTAATCTGTTCCAGTGGTTAGCTGAGGAATTTCCTCACCATCTAGTCTGTGTTTAGTACACAACCAGCATTTCATAGCCACACATCAGTACAGATGAATATAATTCCCAGTGgaaacagcagtggcagcagtgacagaaacTTGGCATGTCCCTGATGAtgtttgttcctttttctttagcCAAATGAACCCAATGATTTAGTGAATATAGTAAACAAATACAGTTGGGGTTGCTGACATTTCTGTGTATACATTAACTCAAAAAACTTTAATTGTCTCTTAAAGTTGTAATTACTTGCCAGGAAATATTGATAGTTTACTAATGTAAATAAGTTTACTAGTGGCATAAACACATGgatagatatttttctttttccttacaaatataatatgatataatcTAATATTATTGAAGGCTCTGAGGGAAGAGATGACAGTACTACAGATTTTTACCTTTAAGACTAAAACCCACTGACATTGTAAAGAATGTACTTTAGGAACCAAACTGGAAACAATATATAAGAAATGAGCTATTAAACTACCTTCATTGAAACACCACTTGAAATTATATTACAACATCATAAAAGTCATAAGATAGATTCTTGCAGCAatgaaaacattaccaatgaTGAGAAAAGCTGCTGTTTCAGAAGAGCctggagagaaaatgaaagtgcTGTGGAGTCCCTATATTGTCAGACTGTACAGCAAAGTCAAGCCCAAGGGAAGATGCGTAGGAAAAATTGGACCTCTAGAACAAGCTGGGGTAGTAACAGCCACCAGCAAGATGTCCTTGTTTGTTGGCATTTTGCCCTCTCTTGCAATGTCCAAAAActattacatttaaaaaaaaaaaaaaattacttctttctctgattccatgagtattttttaaaaatggaggACAATTAAAAGAGTAAAACTAAATTACTTAGATTTCTgtagcattttttaaaagtgcaaCAACATTTTGAGGACCTCTTTCAAGAGATCATCTGTTTGTCAACACTGTTGGCTCATTCCTCCAAATctctaaattttttcttttttttttaaattgcccTTAGTGCAGTATTTgaaccatttttctttctttttttcttgggtGAAGTTTGGTTATATGTGCCACAGTTAGCAGCTGTGGTTACTATGGCTATTACAGTGAGTTAAGAGAAAAAGGTTTTTAGGAAGCATGTAATCTCCCAGCCATTCTAGGCATCTTGGAAGAAGGCAGTCTTTGTCTCTACACTGATCATAAACAGAACCTGAAGTGACTGGTTTGGATATAGATTTCTACATCAGATGACTCATACCTGAAGGTTGCACTGAGTATTCCTGGTTACTGAGAGTACTGATTTTGACACTGGTTTTGTAACAACTTGTACAAGTTATTTCCGTCTTTTGCAATACATTTGGATTCAATGAAGTGTCAGATGAAGAAGCAAACACTTGCAGACTTTTTGGCTCTGCCTCAGTTAGGAACTAAAGAGCACACCTTCCCCACAGGCAAACGTGTTGCAACATAAAATGCAAATagcttgaaagaaaaacagaagcaataAAGGAATGGCTCTTTATGTGCCCTAGAGGAAGAGGAGAATCTGGCAAGACATTTGTAAGACAATTCAGGGAAAAGTCATTTGACACAACCATGATGAAAATCATATTATCGGTTTTAAAAGTCTTGACTTGTCACGAAACATACTTTGCTACAGATGTAACTAAATAGACAACAAAAGAGTTTAGTACCGACAAGGAAAGAAATTCACATTTAATACATGTTACTTCACATTTTTCTTACAGGACAGTTAGTTCAAAGTCAGCTCTTTGAGCATAGTAAATATTttacaccaaaaaaataaattagtcaGTAATGTTTGTATATACAAAAGAGGACACCTGGCAAAATTTAATCACATTTGCTGCTCAACAGCAATTATCTCAAAAACAAACCTCTGGTAATAGGTGAGTACTAAGATGGTGACTCAACTGGTTCATACAAGAAAATAGCATGGCTACtatagaataaaattaaattctgcaGTTCCTTAACTTTACAACCACTCATGCTGCTGTCCTTATCTCTTGACTATGCTCTTGTTCTGAAATAGCATGGGAGATTTGTCCTGTCAGGATTTCGTGATAGTGTTTGCAGTCATGGGAAATCTGTATGAGAGAGAAAACGTCCCACTTAGCAGCAGGAGGATGACAGCCACAATCCCAACAGGAATGGCAGCACCAGCTTCCTGTGCCTCTGGACTGGAGGGCATGTAGtaagaaggaggaaaagctaTGCTCTGGTTGTGAGCTACAGAATAGAAATTCCAGCTCACGGGAATCAGGACACACAGACCAGCAAATATGTACAAGAAGCCACCCACCAGGAAGAACGGGGCAATGAGAGTTTTGTGAGTGATTCCCATATACACATTTCTCAGAGCAAATATTGTAGCAGCCAGTCCCAGCAAGCCCATGAACATGGCAATCAACATGAGACCCTGAGCAACATAAATTTCATAGGGGATGAAGGAGTCATAGCCACTGAATTTATGGCAAAACTGTTCTCTATAGCCAGGTGAGACATGAAGGTAACTGATGAAGCAGACTTTCCAAATCCCCACCCAGGCAATGCCAGAGGAGATGACAGTGGTGTTGTCCACATGCCACACTCTCCATTCCACAATTCCCATTGAAACGGTGCACAGGATCCAGCCTATGGTGCCCAGAGCAAAGGCAGCGAGCTGGAGGTGTGAGGTGCTGACCAGGGAGCTCATCCTCTGGAGCTCTCCTGCTCTGGCACAGACACAGTTGCCATGTGAAGAGAGAGAGGCactgcaaagaaacaaaaaataaaatgacaaaggCAATTATTATTTGGGTGAATAGATGAACCTGTCAGTGAAAAAGAGAATGTTTGTGTGAAGATGGTAGTCATCTTTCCCCAACTTTAATGAACTGTTGAAATTTAATATCCATGGGCAAATAACATACAGGTTTTAATTCTGTATTTGTCATGGTATCACATGAGGAGAAAGAGTCTCTAAATAGCCCCCCTAAAGATCTCCTTTTTGCAAATCCCActtataattattataaattatatattattatatataaatattataattattataaatttcccagtttgcccagtttTAATCATCCTAAACTgtgctggaaaatattttagtcAGATTTAAAATTTGTATGCTGGCTGTACATTCTGAGTGCAAATTAGGgttttattatattaaaaaaaaaaaaagaagaaaaaaaaaaaaagaaacaaatcaacACTTAATTGCCCATGTCTTTTGTACAATTTGTTGAATACTTATAGGAATGATCTGTGATAAGTGAAGATGTGGCCCCAAATTTATGTAAATCTGACAGGTTCTAGGGATCTGTGTATTTCAtaaattttctaaaatacttCTTCTACTGCTCCTATTTCATTCAAGACTGGAGAAATACTGTACCAAGTTGATTCTAATAAGATAAGTCTGCCACCATGTTTCGCTTACTGAACATTAAAGACTAAATTAACAATTTTTCTGTTTACTGATCTTAAGGTAACCAGAATCAGTTGGCAATACAATCTAGTTGCATCCACCTGTGGAAatcttgaaaaagaaatatgttcATAACAATATGGCCTTAAGCAAACAGTGTCTATCTTCTCATACCAGCATCCACTACATACTTACTTCAGTCCTGAAGGTGATGCCAGCCATGAGAGGATGGGACAGCGTGATTTTTGATGCCAGACAAACACAGCAACATCTGCAATTTTATCATTTTGGCCTATCAGTTCATCTATGTATCTCCAATAGGACTGATTTCCTGTGGGATATATTAATCTCCATTACTGCAAGTGCACATTTAATCCTCTCAAGCATGGAGAAAATTACTCTGGAAGAGTCTCTTGTGTTTTTATCTACTTGAACTGAAACCAATTAAAACACTTTATGAATTCACTGGGTTATTTGCAAAATGATTATAAACCCCTCATtctaattaaatgtttttacCAGGCATGGAGCACCGGAGCTCCTCTTTCTGTCCCAGCTCCACCtcaaaacagaattatttctgttcttgtCCAGCGTCGGGAAGGTGCTGGACAGGAAAGAGCACAAGCAGAGGAGTCCTGTGCTGACTCCATTCGGCTTCTCTTGGAATCAGTGCTTCAGACAGAAGCCAAACCCGAACCACATAAAGATAACGTTTTGTGTAGAGCCCATATGTCTGCAACACTTCTTGTGTACATCATAAACACTCATTTAAACAACTTGCTGATATCAAGGTCATAAAAGATATGTCACCAGGTGAATCATTATCATCAACTGCTTTTCAGAGTGTATTATCAGCATATAACTTTATTGATTGAATGCACCCAACTGTCTGCTCACAGAATTAAATGAGACTAAATGTAATTCTGAGCCCACTATCAAGCCTGCATGCGCTGAGATACTTAGAATCATCTCCAGAATtgaattataaaattaaaaattagggaaagatctttttattccctttatgATTCtcaaaaaaacacagaacaatCAAACACACAGGATGAAAGAACTTAAGGCTTATACAAAAGTTCTGAGAACACTGAAGAATAAGCAGCTAACAAGATGGGCTTTAGATGAGTTATCAGGTGTCTAGACACACAAAAAATTGCTTATGTAGGAAATGATTCATTTTGGCTCATTTCTCCACACCCTGCCTGCTGGAACATATTTGATCTAGCTTGGTATCACTGACTTAGAGAAAAACCAAGGTTCAAAAGAAGTACTTTTGAAGTCGatgattaaattaaattaaaattctcaTACTTGTCTATTTTGGAAAGTCAAACAGAAGTCTATACTTAATGACCTCCTGGTACTGAGATTCAGCATGAAACTAAGGAACAAAATATCAAAGTAAAATAGTTACAGGATTTTTCTTTATGCATGAAAAcatgtcaaaattaaaaaaaaaaaaagaaaaaaaagttctggtTCTTGGTTCCAGTCTATAACTATGAATACTAATAAACATACTACAGGTTTTGCTGTCATAATGAAGAGACAACAGGTATGTATCACTTGCCAGAAGcattgattttaaaggaaacGTTTGGGCAAAGAAGATCAAGGAAACTCCTTTTCTCCTAAGTGTAGACAGATACATTGATTTTTCAGAACTACAGTGGCAAACacttccaaaaaatccccaaacgACTTTTTCTCTTGCAGATGCCAAATAAAACAGGGAGCGAGCTGCAGAGGGCGTCGTCCTCCAGGATTTCAGCCATTCCAGAGACTCCCTTGCTGTGAGAGctcaagaggaaagaaaggagggagggaaggtaGGTCCTAACAGGCTGGGATTTACAGCAGGGCCTGGGTCAGGGCTTTGTCAGCTTTTTCCTCAGCTGGACCTTGGGATGACCCTGCACAAGTCTGTATCCACAGGAGGTGGGTGATGCAGGTGTTGAACCTGGCTCAAACACCAGCAGTGCCGGCaaatccccaaaaccaaaaaaaaaccaccaatttttaatttttatttttttttaattaaattaaaacttctTGTCCCCATGCAAATGCTCTTTTCAGCCTTCTaggagaaaaatgtgaaagCTCAGTTGCTGCATGTTTGAGCTATATTGGATAAAACACAGTTCAAAGCCCAGGTCACAAAGGCTGTGCTAACACAGACAGCACTGGCTAGTTTCATGCTTTAGtaattacataaatattttgaattaatttaattggtGTAGTAGGGTTACCTCTATGGTCTGAATAATACAATGATGTAAGGCAATCACTAGATGAAATGTCCCAAGGCAAATGAACTCATAGTCAGTCAGTTACAGGAGATCTTCTGAGTAATTAGGTGGTGTCACTGGCATGCATTTCCTGATTCAAGAGCTCACTCAGAGCTGCAGATTTCAGCGTTCCAACTTTGCAGACCAGCTACTTCACAGGATGGAGTCAGCCTACAAGGGCAATCTGGCCAGCAG encodes:
- the CLDN34 gene encoding claudin-34 encodes the protein MSSLVSTSHLQLAAFALGTIGWILCTVSMGIVEWRVWHVDNTTVISSGIAWVGIWKVCFISYLHVSPGYREQFCHKFSGYDSFIPYEIYVAQGLMLIAMFMGLLGLAATIFALRNVYMGITHKTLIAPFFLVGGFLYIFAGLCVLIPVSWNFYSVAHNQSIAFPPSYYMPSSPEAQEAGAAIPVGIVAVILLLLSGTFSLSYRFPMTANTITKS